The following coding sequences lie in one Mustelus asterias chromosome 8, sMusAst1.hap1.1, whole genome shotgun sequence genomic window:
- the LOC144497435 gene encoding small ribosomal subunit protein eS8 isoform X1 translates to MSTGEGLCSRMLPLPSAHHLVCRWKSSGGRSANSISRNNWHKRRKTGGKRKPYHKKRKYELGRPPANTKIGPRRIHTVRVRGGNKKYRALRLDAGNFSWGSECCTRKTRIIDVVYNASNNELVRTKTLVKNCIVLIDSTPFRQWYESHFALPLGRKKGAKLTPEEEEILNKKRSKKIQKKYDDRRKNAKISSLLEEQFQQGKLLACIASRPGQCGRADGYILEGKELEFYQRKIKAKKGK, encoded by the exons ATGTCGACTGGAGAGGGCTTGTGTAGTCGAATGCTGCCTTTACCATCTGCTCACCACCTAGTTTGCAGGTGGAAAAGCTCCGGGGGCCGATCTGCAAACA GTATTTCCCGGAACAATTGGCACAAGCGTCGCAAGACTGGAGGTAAAAGGAAGCCATATCACAAAAAAAGAAAGTATGAACTTGGGCGTCCTCCTGCAAATACTAAG ATTGGGCCACGCCGTATTCACACAGTGAGAGTTCGTGGTGGAAATAAGAAATATCGGGCACTAAGGTTGGATGCGGGAAACTTCTCATGGGGTTCTGAAT GTTGCACACGAAAAACCAGGATCATTGATGTGGTGTACAATGCCTCTAACAACGAATTGGTTAGGACAAAGACATTAGTAAAGAACTGTATTGTTCTAATCGACAGTACTCCCTTCCGGCAGTGGTATGAGTCTCACTTTGCCCTCCCCCTTGGCCGGAAGAAGGGTGCCAAGCTG ACCCCTGAAGAGGAGGAAATACTGAACAAGAAGCGGTCAAAGAAAATTCAGAAGAAATATGATGATCGGAGAAAGAATGCAAAAATCAGTTCACTGCTAGAAGAACAGTTCCAGCAGGGAAAACTGCTTG CTTGCATAGCTTCAAGACCTGGCCAGTGTGGCAGAGCTGACGGCTACATCCTTGAAGGAAAGGAGCTGGAATTCTACCAGAGGAAGATCAAAGCAAAGAAGGGCAAATAA
- the LOC144497435 gene encoding small ribosomal subunit protein eS8 isoform X2, which produces MGISRNNWHKRRKTGGKRKPYHKKRKYELGRPPANTKIGPRRIHTVRVRGGNKKYRALRLDAGNFSWGSECCTRKTRIIDVVYNASNNELVRTKTLVKNCIVLIDSTPFRQWYESHFALPLGRKKGAKLTPEEEEILNKKRSKKIQKKYDDRRKNAKISSLLEEQFQQGKLLACIASRPGQCGRADGYILEGKELEFYQRKIKAKKGK; this is translated from the exons ATGG GTATTTCCCGGAACAATTGGCACAAGCGTCGCAAGACTGGAGGTAAAAGGAAGCCATATCACAAAAAAAGAAAGTATGAACTTGGGCGTCCTCCTGCAAATACTAAG ATTGGGCCACGCCGTATTCACACAGTGAGAGTTCGTGGTGGAAATAAGAAATATCGGGCACTAAGGTTGGATGCGGGAAACTTCTCATGGGGTTCTGAAT GTTGCACACGAAAAACCAGGATCATTGATGTGGTGTACAATGCCTCTAACAACGAATTGGTTAGGACAAAGACATTAGTAAAGAACTGTATTGTTCTAATCGACAGTACTCCCTTCCGGCAGTGGTATGAGTCTCACTTTGCCCTCCCCCTTGGCCGGAAGAAGGGTGCCAAGCTG ACCCCTGAAGAGGAGGAAATACTGAACAAGAAGCGGTCAAAGAAAATTCAGAAGAAATATGATGATCGGAGAAAGAATGCAAAAATCAGTTCACTGCTAGAAGAACAGTTCCAGCAGGGAAAACTGCTTG CTTGCATAGCTTCAAGACCTGGCCAGTGTGGCAGAGCTGACGGCTACATCCTTGAAGGAAAGGAGCTGGAATTCTACCAGAGGAAGATCAAAGCAAAGAAGGGCAAATAA